The proteins below are encoded in one region of Halocatena salina:
- a CDS encoding transcription initiation factor IIB family protein, whose translation MYRAREQVENERWLAEIERATEQLDLDTTVRSRATDLFLSTVPDAERSKRATVAASLYAGALIEGDRRSQQAVADAVGVSRLTIQQRWKELIEAAGLRPPEW comes from the coding sequence ATGTACCGCGCTCGGGAGCAGGTGGAAAACGAGCGATGGCTCGCGGAGATCGAACGAGCGACCGAGCAGCTAGATCTCGACACGACGGTCAGGTCACGCGCAACGGATCTGTTTCTCTCGACGGTTCCCGACGCTGAACGATCGAAGCGCGCCACAGTGGCGGCCAGCCTGTACGCCGGCGCACTCATCGAAGGCGATCGCCGATCACAACAGGCCGTTGCGGATGCCGTCGGTGTGTCACGGCTGACGATCCAACAGCGCTGGAAAGAACTCATCGAAGCGGCTGGGCTACGACCACCGGAGTGGTGA
- a CDS encoding phosphopantetheine adenylyltransferase, whose protein sequence is MQVALGGTFDPVHDGHRELFDRAFQLGDVTVGLTSDELAPQTRNEQRHIRPFEERKRELERELERIADHCGSQFEIRQLDEPTGIATEPGFEYLIVSPETKPTGKTINQIRADRGLDPLEIVVVDHLTAEDGDRISSTRIVKGEIDEHGALTPERQGRPASEQ, encoded by the coding sequence ATGCAAGTCGCGTTAGGGGGGACGTTCGATCCGGTTCACGACGGCCATCGGGAGTTGTTTGATAGGGCGTTCCAGCTCGGCGATGTTACTGTCGGTCTCACGAGCGACGAGTTGGCGCCCCAAACCCGTAACGAACAACGCCATATCCGTCCGTTCGAGGAACGGAAACGCGAACTCGAACGCGAACTCGAACGAATTGCTGACCACTGCGGCAGTCAGTTCGAGATCCGACAGCTCGACGAGCCGACCGGTATCGCAACCGAGCCGGGCTTTGAGTATCTCATCGTCTCCCCAGAGACCAAACCGACAGGGAAGACGATCAACCAGATTCGAGCGGACCGAGGTCTCGATCCACTCGAAATCGTCGTCGTTGATCATCTCACGGCCGAGGACGGCGATCGTATTTCGAGTACACGAATCGTGAAGGGTGAAATCGACGAACACGGCGCTCTCACCCCCGAGCGACAGGGACGCCCGGCCTCCGAGCAGTGA
- a CDS encoding winged helix-turn-helix domain-containing protein: MSPNNTRDERRIDAEQSDSVHPRLRRSAAIGEVDESLVELLTWILGTDTRARIYLYLRQQPGATSEEIATGTGLYPSTVRESLAVLHEEDTVDRYERELNDEEERRYVYESIPPTELVLDILEPIQERLNTVFVLDELLGVKDGIDRTSAAQKTGCRTPIHEQHGKDRERESTRQPISITVTDAPSRSEEG, from the coding sequence ATGTCCCCGAACAACACACGAGATGAACGTCGGATAGATGCCGAACAGAGCGATTCTGTCCATCCGCGGCTCAGACGGAGTGCCGCCATAGGGGAGGTGGACGAATCCCTCGTCGAGTTGCTGACGTGGATACTTGGCACCGATACGCGCGCTCGGATTTATCTGTACCTCCGTCAACAGCCCGGAGCGACGAGCGAGGAGATCGCAACGGGGACGGGGTTGTATCCGAGCACCGTACGGGAGTCGCTCGCAGTACTACATGAGGAGGACACTGTCGATCGGTATGAGCGCGAGCTGAACGACGAGGAGGAGCGACGGTACGTCTATGAAAGCATTCCTCCAACGGAGTTAGTACTCGACATTCTCGAACCGATACAGGAGAGACTGAACACGGTGTTCGTACTTGATGAGCTACTCGGCGTCAAGGACGGTATCGATCGGACATCTGCCGCCCAAAAAACCGGTTGTAGGACACCGATACACGAACAACACGGGAAAGATCGAGAGCGAGAATCCACACGACAGCCCATCTCGATCACCGTCACGGATGCTCCGTCTCGCTCCGAGGAGGGGTGA